DNA from Quercus lobata isolate SW786 chromosome 1, ValleyOak3.0 Primary Assembly, whole genome shotgun sequence:
GAAGGTGCATCATGTAACAGAATAAAGCTTGTAAGAGAATACTATGGAATTGTCAgaacaaaactaaaatttcCTTAACATACCGCTTCTTAATGCAGTGAGTGTAATGACTGGTTTATGTCAAGTAAAGCAAATAATGATGGTACATAAAAAGGTAATAGGGTAAATTTGCTGTGTTCAAGGGCAGTGAGTTTACAATCGTAAACACATTGttctttttcatcaataaaacaCTTATtatcgattaaaaaaaaatcaattgttatTGTGACATTATTTGAGATTTGCCTAAAGATTTTGAAACTGCAGCTTGGGCATATATAATTGAAACATATGACCTTGtgaaaaatcacaaaatatgAAAGAGAAAGCAATGCggccaataattgaaattagcaAACTCCACTACCGGTTCCAAACTCATCAATCTATGCTAATCATTCAAAGGAAACACTCCCAATTTTAACCCTAAATCATACTTAACAGCCAAAAACAATagaacaaaatttcaaactcCACTACTGGTTTCAAACTCATCAATATATGCTaatcattcaaaagaaacacTCCCAATTGTAACCCTAAATCATACTTAATAGCCAATaacaatagaacaaaattaaaaatttaccgGTAATGTTTTCAAAGAAGTTTTGGTTTGATTATAAAGTCCCAATCAAAAGAAACACTCCCAATTTTAACCCTAAATCATAATCATAATTAACAGCCAAAAACAATagaacaaaatttcaaactcCAATACCGGTTCCAAACTCATCAATCTATGCTAATCGTTCAAAAGAAACACTCTCAATTGTAACCCTAAATCATACTTAACAGCCAATaacaatagaacaaaattaaaaattaccgGTAATGTTTTCGGAGAAGTTTTGGTTTGATTATAAAGTCCCAATCAAAAGAAACACTCCCAATTTTAACCCTAAATCATACTTAATAGCCAAAAACAATagaacaaaatttcaaactcCACTATCGGTTCAAACTCATCAATCTATGCTaatcattcaaaagaaacacTCCCAATCGTAACCCTAAATCATACTTAACAGCCAAtaacaattgaacaaaattaaaaacttactgGTAATGTTTTCGGAGAAGTTCTGGTTTGATTATAAAGTCCCTCAGTTTTTTTGCTCCCTCTCTGAAAAACCACAAATCTACTCCAAATTAAGAGAACGGGTAAGGGggaaaacctaaaataaaaacaaaaacattactAACCATTCTTTAAAACGCCAAGAGACGAAGCCCTTCCCCAGGTTGAATGAAATCCATAGTTGACTTTGATTACTTATATGGAAGAGATTGCGTGCATGAGGTTAAGGATTTGGGGGAAGGTTAGAGATTTAAAGAGAGAGGGAGTTCTTCACATGGAAGGGAGTCGGGAGAGATAAATATAGAATTTAGTCGGgttattctcttaaaaaaaattaaacttaaataaattaattaaaaagaacttttttttaaaaaaatagtgatgatatatatatatatatatttatagattagTAAATATGCACCAGTTTTTATCCTATCCATAATAAGATGTtcacgtgtgtgtgtgtatatataaaattgctAATTAGCTggttattttgatttttcaagaTATGTAGGACCCTCATATCTCCCTGTCGATGATGACCCCTATGAGGactttcaataatttttaagaaatttatgtCTGGACCGTCATATCTATGTAGGACCCTTGTTATGGAAGTAAGAACTTTGCCATGACTCGAAGACCTTGACTTGCATCTCTCTAAAACCAAATTTCCTTCCCCAAATTATAAACCAATGTAGGTTGCAAAATTACTCCATCATTTTCTTTACTCCAGCTAGCTGCTATCAGCCTATAACCATTAATTTCCACTATTTTAGATCATATATAGTGTTAGAATTCTTCATCAATGGTGAACAACAATCAAAccatgagagagatgagagaattGTATATGCTTCATTATATAAATATCTGATGCTCTGTCCTTTACATAGTAGGAACAATGGcgggaaaaataaatttctctaACTAACTTCTGATCTACCCAATACATATGTGACAAGtgtccaaaaagaaaattaaccaAAAGTTATATACAAACTACATGTAGCTTAAGCTAGTCTAAACTATCTTGTAAACTACTTGTAGCTTAGGCAGTCATGTACATAGTTtaatactccccctcaagatgaactatatatatttatcagaTTCATCTTGGAAAGAAGATAAAAGAACTGCCTTTGTCTGAGAGCTTTAGTAAAGCAATCTGCTATCTGGTGCTTTGTAGGAATGTGGAAAGTCTTGATAACACCAGCTTGAATCTTCTctttaataaaatgataatcTACTTCCACATGCTTTGTTCTCTCACAAACACCGGATTGGCAACAACGTACAGAGCAGCTTTGTTATCACAATACAGGTAAGCAGCTTGTGTATGATGCACCCCAAAGGTCTTGAACAAGGCAACTAACCACACAATTTCACTAGTTACCATGGCCATAGCTCTGTACTCAGACTCAACTGAGGATCTTGAGACAAATTGTCGTTTCTTGCATTTCCAGGAAATTAAAGAATCCCTAGAAACACATAAAAGCCTAAAATGGATCTTCTTGTATCAATGCAAGCTACCCAGTCAGCATCACAGTAAGCTTTCAGTTGTAGGCTTGAATCTGCAGAAAGAAACAAACCCTACCCTGGTGTTTTCTTCAAGTATTTAATGATTCTATATGCTGCTTGTAAGTGAGGAACTTTAGGAGAACTAAGAAATTGACTCAATTTATGCATTGAATAGCATAAATCGGGCCTGGTCAAGGTTAAGTAAAGAAGTTTTCCAATTAGTCTTCTATACTGTGACACATCTGAAACTGATTGACCAATAGAGTTGCTGAATTTTGTAGATGGCTCCATAGGTGTGCTTGCAGGTTTACTAGCCAACAAATCTATATCAGCAAGAAGATCCAAAGTATATTTTCTCTTACATAAAGTGATACCTTTTGTAGTTCTAGCCACCTCAAGTCCAAGGAAATACTTCAATGTACCAAGATCCTTAAGCTTGAACTTACTATCcaaaaattgtttgaaataaTTCACTACACCCGTATCATTGCTTGCAATCAAGATATCATCAACAGATGCCAAAATGATAATGATAGAGCCTCCCTTAACTCTTGTGTAGATTGAATAGTCAGATTTGGATTGTATAAACCATGATCAACAATTGTGGTAGACAATTTAGCAAACCATTGTCTACTAGCTTGTTTAAGTCTGTACAATGACTTGAGCAATCTACAAACCTCCCCCTCGCTACCAAACCTAGGTGGTGGATGCATGTAGACTCCTTATGAAGATCATCATGGAGAAAAACATTATTGACATCAAGCTATGCCAAATGCCAACCAGAAATTGCAGCAAGAGGAAGTAAGGTGGTGACAGTGACAAACTTAACCATAAGAGAAAaggtctcaaaaaaaaaaaaatccctcagTTTGAGTAAACCCCTTAGCTACTAAATGAGCCTTATACCTCTCCATAGAGCCATCAGCCTTCAATTTCACCTTGTAAACCCATTTACACCCTATAGGAACCTTGCCAAGAGGAAGTGGACACATAACCCAAGTGTTGTTAGCCTTAAGAGCATCAAACTCAACTTGCATTGCCTCTTGCCATCTAGGATCCAAGATGGCTTTAGCACAAGAATCAGGCTCCTTAGAAACAAAAAGGGAAATGGCAAAATCCCTATGACAAGTAGAAAGTCTATCATAAGacaaagtagaggaaatggggtaGAGAATACCTGAAGGTGGAGAAGCACTGGAATCATGAGACTGAGTAATGGAAGCTGAAGCCAACACATTGCAAAAGCCAAATTACAATGATAATCAAAGAGATAAGAGGGTGCTTTGTGAGGTCTAGAAGATTTTCTTTTGAAGCTGAGGTGATGGTGGAGAAACAGAAGTGGGAAGCATAGGTAAATCAGGAGTAGAATGAGATTGATCTAAGGCAGAAGGATGAGGCACAAGGTTTGGAAATTCATCAGGAGGAGTTGCAATATCTGTGGTAAAAGTAGAAGTGAATTCTGCAAAAACAGGAAGGGCAAAAGGGTCTGTAGAAACATGTAATGAACTTGATTCAGGCAAAACAGATTGAGGTGGAAACACTGAATCAGAAGATGAGAAAGAAGGAATAGGAATAGAGTTAGAAGTCCAAtgtttaaaaggaaaacaagacTCTTTGAAGACAACATCCTTGGAGACAAAACAAGTCCTAGGAGCCAAATCATAAAGCTTGTAACCTTTAGTACCAAAAGGATaaccaagaaaaatacaagCCTTGGCCCTGGGATGAAATTTGGACCTATCTCTAGCCAAGGTAGAAGCATAACGAAGGCAACCAACAGATCTCAAATGAACATAAGAAGGAGGCTTACCTAGCAACATTTGGAAATGAGTGAGATCATGCAAAAGAGGACTAGGAATTCTATTAATCAAGTAAGTTGCAGTGAGCACACAATCACCCCAAAACTTCAAAGGAAGATTAGCTTGAAATCTTAAAGCTCTAGCAACAGCAAGAAGATGCTGCTTCCTTTCAACCACTGAGTTTTGTTGTGGTGTTTCTACACAACTAAGCCGATGTATAATTCCTTTAGAAGCATAAAAGGAGTTTAAAGCAAATTCAAGTCCATCATCAAATCTAAGGATCTTAATAGAAAcctaaaattgtgtaaaaatcatattataaaagGATTGGATTAAGCATGAAGTTTCAGATTTGTGTTTCATTAAGTAGACCCAAGTACACCTACTATGATCATCCACTAAAGTTAGGAAATACTTAGATTCATTTAATGAAGGAGTTGAATAAGGTCCCCAAATGTCAGCATGAATCAGatcaaaacaagaagaagaagaaatagatgCAGGAAAAGGCAACCTTTTTTCCTTGGCTAGAGGACAAATAGAACAATCAAATGTCTTATTAATATTGCAAGTAATGACATTTGGTACAAGTGATTGCAACAAGACTAATCTTTGTGGGGAAGGGTGACCTAACCTACAACGACATAGGCTAGTCTTTTCAATATCAGATGTACAAGAAttgaaatagaaagaagaaaacctaGACAGTTTAGCAAGTACATCGGAAATAGATGCAGGTAGTGAAGTAGTAGATTGGCTTTGCAATGTGTAATGTCCACCTTGCTTCTTATCCAACCCAATCATCTTCCAGAGCTGTAAGTCCTGAATGAGACAAAATTGTGAGAGGAAGATGCAACAACAAGAAGAGGATTAAGTCAGTTTACTAATGGAGATTAAATTGAAAGAGAAGGTAGGAATGCAAAGCACATTTTCTAACAGCAAAGTAGGAGAAACTTGGACAGTCCCAATATAGGAAACCTTAGCCATGTCACCATTAGGCAACCTAATAGAGATTTGAACTATGGAGGTTATAGAAGTAAAAAAATGTATGGAATGAATCATATGGTTTGTAGCACCACTATCTAGAATCCAATCATTAGAACTAATTTGAGTTGTGACAGCACTAGAAGAGAAAACAGAATATTCTAAGGAAGGAACTGACCAAATACCTGAAACCTCATGTCCCTAAAGAGTAATGGTAGGCTGAGTGATAATATTGGCAACTTGGCGTGTGTCAGAACCTCCTCCTGGTGGTGCTTGTGTACCAAAGTGACTATGGGAATTTAGCAAGCTAAGTAATTGTTGATACTCTAAATGAGTCAAGTTGACACTTTCATTAAGAGAAGCATCAGCTACTACAAAATTATTGGCAAAAGAAGTAGCTTGTGAACCCTTGTTCTTGAACTTATAACCAGGGGGGTACCCGTAAAGCTTGTAGCACTTGTCAACAACATGGCCCGAAACACCACAATGAGTGCATTGTGGTTTGCCAGACTTAGCTTTATTGAATGACTTGCTAGAACCATTAGCCTTGACTGCTAGAGCAGAAGACTCAATGGAATTCTTCTTGCCAacctttctttgtttctcatcTTGAATCAAGAGAGAAAATACCTTGCCCATGGAAGGAATGGGATCCATCAGTAGAATTTGCCCTCTAACTATGGTATAAGTTTCATTGAGGCCCATCAGAAAAGACATAACACAGTCTTCTGCCTGATGACCACAAGAACAATTTCTATAATCTAAAAGTTCTTGCCACAATGACTTAAACTTGGTGTAGTAGCTACTGATGCTCAAATCCTCTTGTGCTAAAGAGCAAATTTCTTGTCTTAACTCAAAAATGTGTGGTCCATTGCCTTGAGAGAATCTGTGTTGTAAGTCCAACCAAACCTCCCTAGCTGTCTTGAAATAAACCACACTTTGACTAAAGAtccttaaaaacaaaattgaacaaCCATGCTAGAACAGTGCTGTTGCATTTGCACCAAGCAGTGTAGAGAGGATGATCCACAGATTGAAGCTTCAACAGAGACCCATCAATGAAACCTATTTTAGATTTGACATCCAGAGCTATGAGAATAGCCCTACTCCAGATGCTGTAGTTATCCTCAGTGAGATATTGTACAACTAATAACACACCAGGATTGTCACTATTGGACCAAAAATATGGGCTAGAGGACTTTTCCCATGGCTGAATGATTGGGACCGAGTTACTTGAATTGCTATCACTCATTTCTTCAAATCAGAGATCAAGAATTGATGAATTGATGAACTACAAATAAGATCAAGAACTGATACTCCACAGCTGATAATGATGAATTCTAAACTAGGATTCAACAAGAACAACAACGAAAGCTTCAAGATATTTAGGACgagaatttaaccaaaatccaAGAATTATATCTAAATCTCTGAATAATTCAAGATTTAGATGATGAATTCAATCATAGAAACCCCAAGGTTCTATTGCAAGAATTGGGAATTGAATTTTCAATGATCAAATCAAGATCCAAGTGAAAATCAATTACTAAAACCCtaagttttgaatttaatttgttaagaattgcaaagaaaaatcaaaacagaGGAGAAAGAAAATTGTATTGAAACCCTAAGTTCTGAGTTTAATTTGCTAAGAATTGcaagaaaatcaaaacaaaggagaaaaaaaaattttgcacgaatcaaaagaaaatgcaaagaaaatttCTACTTGATCTAGAACAATGCACAAAGAAGACAAGAATTGAACTAGCAATTACAGAGTGTACCAAAAATGAAGACTTTGATCTAGTtcggctctaataccatgttagaaTCCAAGCTATCATACAATCTTCATCAATGGTGAACAGCAATCAAAccatgagagagatgagagaattATATGTgcttcaatatataaatatctgATGCTCTATCGTTTATATAGTAGGAACAGAGGCAGGAAAAATAAACTTCTCTAACTAACTTCTGATCTACCCAATACAGATGTGACAAGCATCCAAATAGAAAATTAACCAAAAGTTATATACAGACTACATGTAGCTTAAGCTAGTCTAAACTATCTTGTAAACTACTTGTAGCTTAGGCAATCATGTACACAGTTTAATATATAGCACGGAAAAACTGGCCTTACTATGTTAACCTACTCTATAATGGGTGAGAGAATTGTTAAGTTGAATGAGGTTGCTCAACATGGAAATATTGAAGCCTGTTACAGTTTAATAATTCGAGAGGATGTAAGAATTTTGGAGGACATCGATTAGCTACCATTTGTAGATACTCCTTTAGAGATAGTTCCATCTGCTAGGGGCCCACAACACATCCAATTTGCTATGGAGATGATGAGATTAAAGCCCTCATTTGCCAGGAAGCCAAATCTATATGTGTATAGCCCCATTCACCTTGCTCTACAAGAAGGGCATACCCAGATGGTGCATTGGCTTCTACAGGTAGATGGAGACCTTGTCTGTGTAAAAGGAAAGGAGGGCAGAACTCCTTTGCATAATGTTGCTATAGCAGCAACAGCAAAGCAGCAACTTGATCTATTGTTCAAATTTCTATCAGACTGTCCAATTCTAATGAAGATGTGACGATTCAAAACCAAACCGCTCTGCATATTGCCCTGGAAAACAACAAATTGGATGCTTTTAAACGTTTGGTAAGTAACTCCGAAAAAATAAGTCTGAAAATGCCAGGGAGATACTGAACCGGCAGGATGAGAAAGGCAACACTATGTTGCATGTGGCAGTATCCAAAAACCAAACCGAGGCAAGCTCTCCCCTTTCCTCTATTATTTACATACTAAAGAAACACGTTTGTGTTGATAATGTCTATCGTGCAAGTAATACATCATaatcattctttctttcttttttttttttttcttttttttttttactttgacgagaaaaaaaatatcctaATGCGTTTGTATCACTAAAATGTGCAAGTTGTGAGGTGCTACTAAATCGTGGGATGAATTTAAATGTTAGGAATTCATATGGTCATACAGCACATGACATGTTGCAAGAACAAACACAAGTAAACAACAAAGAGATCATGGATATGCTAAGCTATGATGGAGCTTTGTCGTGTTTATGTCTTCCAAAAGTTATTACTTGTGAAAATTACATGAGGAAACTCGAGGTCTTATTTTATGAGAGATCATGAATATTCAGAAAAACTGtcttattttttgagagattAGGAATATTTAGAGAAATCGTCTTAGTTTTAGAGAGATTAAgaatattcaagaaaaaaattgttgaatggGGGAGAATATCAAACAACGACCGCAATGTGCTTTTGGTGGTAGCTACACTGCTTATAACAATCACCTATTAAGTAGTACTAAGCCCTCCCGGGGGACTTTGGCAAGATACCAAGATTGTTGGCACCAGACGACGAAATTAGTAGTGAATATATTGGAATACCTATTGATCACTACGCATGGATAGCCATTACCCAAACAACTTTCGACGATTTTGAGATCGTCACAACGATAAATTATATCACATTTACGCTCTCAGTCATAATGACTTTTCTCCTCCTTCCAAAAGGGTACGTTATTCATTGGTAGTCATATGAGATTCTGTCGAATGGGTTTGGTGTTACTGTCTTGCTAGTACCgggctttgttttgttttggtccTCTTAGCTTTCTTTGGCAGACAATTTTGTGGTGTCTTAATAAAATCCCTAAATCTTCACTGGATCTTCTATATAGTTTATGCGTATATAATGTGGAGGATCGTAATTTTGATCTAATTTGTACAATAAATCTAATTTGTTTGGTATAATATGATTAattaaaatgtttaattttatgAGATTATTTGTGCTTGAACTAATTAATTGTGCATTATATTATAGTCCATAAATTACATTGCATGTGATTTACTTACTAAagatttaaattacaagttttttgtaaactcaaaacCTTAGTTCGTAGTTTGTGATAAAATTGACCTTTTCATTTGTAAAGTCTATAACATACATATCAACTAATATATTTTATCTTGAACATGAAAGTTGAGACTTCTATGAATAAAATAGTGATTTACAAAATGAAAGTAGTTTTATGATTTTGTATCACtacttatctatatatatatatatatatataaaaccgaagtctTTGTTgacaccacaattttccacgtcagcacaatatttaaaaaataaaaaataaaaaaaataaaaattataactcctcaaaaccctagcaaccttacccctctctcaagttaagaaatataaagccacggtttctgcaaactctctcttcctccagacgtaggaagccctaaagcattcaagatctacaaaaccctagcaaccttacccctctctcaagttaagaaatataaaaccatGGTTTCtgtaaactctctctctccagacgttagaagccctaaagcattcaagatctacaatgcacggtataaattttagcttataaagttcagcttttgtaaggttagttttgtttatatatttagtccttatgtttaggtttaggtttaggttttttaatatatcccttgcaagcacacatgaacttaaattgtcttttaatatatacatgctttattattttctaatagttttcccgtgcatcgcacaggttagcgactagttgtTTTTATAATAGAGTCTTAAGATTTCATTTGATTAATAATTCCTAaagtacaattatatttcctcaGTGGTGCTAAATATAATTGATGGTAACTTTAGGTCTATCAAAACAAGAGGTCAAAAGTCCATTAGAGCTAATAAAACtaaagtgcaattatatttccaTAGTGGCGCTAAATATAATTGATGACAACTTTGGGTCTATCAAGACAAGAGGCCCAAAGTCCATTAGAGCTAATAAAACCTAAAGTGTAATTATATTTACAAAGTGGTGCTAAATATAGATATGGCAAAGTAGGTCAGAATTTTTACATGACCCAAACTCGATTTTTTTTACCTGAAGCAAAAATGGGTTGACCCATGACCTAAACCGACCCGACCCACGACCTaacccgaacccgaaccattttttaaaacttttttttggtaaaaaaataaaataaaataaagacaatattggtttaattgtttattgtagATTTGAGGAAACAATTAAGATATTTACATAACTGTatgtaaattaattgaaagatgaatgattgagcattctgtaatgtgtaaagatttttagatatcaaataacaaagtacatgccaagataatatGGTTACAATATAGTTAAAAACATTGATTaaaaattgtagacatgtgtgAGAAATATTCACAaatgtgaaaatagtgaagccaaagtatcaaattaacataaattatgaatacttagacctattttttaacaatttatgtccaaaataaacggattttcaaaataagtcatgatatttcctagagtgtgtgttgcttaacaatgatatgatattcataaaagagaccatgtataaaaaagtaaacaatcaaattttaatatatatctcaaattgaaatcgAGTACCAACCACAATTgacaatagattataaaattaatttttaagattgtaaatttcttatatgtttttattctttgtcaaatgaattatccaataagtcttttgtaattttgttttatattttgggatgcTGATATTATGTAGAAATgaaacttgtgtatttgttttacttatctttgtgttattttgttttagatagcaacgttaggatttgtataatttttaaattattgaataagtattaataagtgtaatttattcttgatataagtggtgaattcaaagtaatgcattttacatcaaataatttgttgcatgactttctaaatggcaaatacatgttgttttcttaaataaaaaataaaaaataaattcatgttAAAAATATGGGTCAACCCGACTCGATCCGCAACTGGATTGACTTGactcaaacccgacccgacccacccttTTTGCCATGTCTAGCTAAATATAATTGATGGTAACTTTGGCCTTTCAAGAGTTGACAAGCGACCCAAAGAGCTAGAGTTAATTACGTCCTTTGGTTCCATCTCAAACCACAAACTAAAGTCCAATgaactaattaatttataaattaattagttattttgtcaaaaaaagataataaaaactattttttttaaaaggaaataatTGCTAAGCCCTTCATTGAACCTAtgcacaatttttttgaaaaaagtgaaGTTGTTTCTCAAACAActaacagaaaagaaaaacaattttttgattGAACCAAGAAGTTAAATtattcttcttcaatttttctgGCAAAGAGCCCACACTCTAGGGTTCTTGTGGAATTGAGGTGAAGATCTAAAGTATTCTCAAGATTGAATCtccattttgttttgaatttcactgcagCAATGTATGTTCGTCAAACTGTTATATGAGATTCAAAGTTCATATGATTATCTTGCATATATTAGAAGTAGAACCTATTGTCGatcttttgttgtttggttttgtatGTAATGCAAACCTGTTTTCCAACAATTCGTACAAGCCTACTACGATATCATACTTAAATAAAATGTTTGAGTTATAGATCTATAGAAAAGTTGTTTTCTTGAAGTTTAATTTTCTATAGTAAATTTGCAgcataattataattttgatcATGTTGTATGTTATGGatacattttgggctttttaAGCTATTTATAGATCGATAGTATAAcatgtctttatttattttatttaaaattcaggCATGAAATATGTAAATTAGTTGGTGTTTCGTATGCTCGAtgttgaacatttttttttttttttttttgtgttttatgtaATGTTGCTT
Protein-coding regions in this window:
- the LOC115994750 gene encoding uncharacterized protein LOC115994750, yielding MSDSNSSNSVPIIQPWEKSSSPYFWSNSDNPGVLLVVQYLTEDNYSIWSRAILIALDVKSKIGFIDGSLLKLQSVDHPLYTAWIFSQSVVYFKTAREVWLDLQHRFSQGNGPHIFELRQEICSLAQEDLSISSYYTKFKSLWQELLDYRNCSCGHQAEDCVMSFLMGLNETYTIVRGQILLMDPIPSMGKVFSLLIQDEKQRKVGKKNSIESSALAVKANGSSKSFNKAKSGKPQCTHCGVSGHVVDKCYKLYGYPPGYKFKNKGSQATSFANNFVVADASLNESVNLTHLEYQQLLSLLNSHSHFGTQAPPGGGSDTRQVANIITQPTITL